From the genome of Pelmatolapia mariae isolate MD_Pm_ZW linkage group LG12, Pm_UMD_F_2, whole genome shotgun sequence, one region includes:
- the gle1 gene encoding mRNA export factor GLE1 isoform X2, producing the protein MPSESLRWETLQALKNSPKGKISFDPFWLERGEPLLAGCKDSPSLSPIAGVILERLSSAPLQKSSSFLGSRSGDSSPVLSEVSISSTGSVPDVSARTAAFSAAASVKNEREQSLGDKVKDESPEADVSGVSSPTSLPAISLLSPKAMEMAGCIIKVQEEHREKAKLALRVRQEMQEKLVAAVASAESEQLKRFEELMELKQRQEYQSMRDMMERETKESIGRQEKLKEEQRRRITLVNLRLREAEQQRLREAELERQRQAEGRERLRSLNSIQEEILQLNQLLEPSTQTKTDLPPASLSSYSTRGNQLCSQVSEVVRKTAEGNFPSLEDMTVAERALHEMRALIRLMQEEAAKVREKKKKEQEQEEERRKQAELLAKQEGEKKAAQLAKEKAQRKGLQNSAEDVTLKWYKDLQEAAARCAQSFEQLNSAKDGQTKKLKLELQKAATIPVSQIASNSGSQLREIFDKIDKLLSGRPVVSGGRSVSTSQHPQGLEFASYKLAEKFVKQGEEEVASHHEAAFPIAVVASGVWELHPQVGDLILAHLHKKCPYAIPHYPPMKEGTPVDEYQRILGYRVDDSGVEGQDSFLKRMSGMIRLYAAIIQLKWPYSSKQGPVPHGLNHGWRWLAQMLNMEPLADVTATLLFDFLEVCGNALMNQYRSQFWKLILLLKEEYFPR; encoded by the exons ATGCCTTCTGAAAGTCTACGATGGGAAACTTTACAGGCCTTGAAAAATTCACCAAAGGGGAAAATCTCCTTCGACCCGTTCTGGTTGGAAAGGGGAGAG CCTCTTTTAGCAGGTTGTAAAGACTCCCCAAGCTTGTCCCCAATCGCTGGTGTCATATTGGAGCGTCTCAGCTCGGCGCCCCTGCAGAAGTCATCATCCTTCCTGGGCTCCAGATCCGGAGACTCCAGCCCTGTTCTCTCAGAAGTCTCCATTTCTTCTACCGGATCTGTCCCCGATGTCAGCGCCAGGACAGCTGCATTTTCTGCAGCAGCATCTGTAAAAAATGAGCGAGAACAG AGTCTTGGTGATAAGGTGAAGGATGAAAGTCCAGAGGCAGATGTCAGTGGAGTTTCCAGTCCTACATCACTACCTGCcatttccctcctgtctcccaaAGCCATGGAGATGGCTGGCTGTATCATCAAAGTTCAGGAGGAGCATCGAGAAAAGGCTAAG TTGGCCCTCAGGGTGCGGCAGGAGATGCAGGAGAAGCTCGTAGCGGCGGTTGCGAGCGCCGAGTCAGAGCAGCTGAAACGCTTTGAGGAGCTCAtggagctgaagcagaggcagGAGTACCAGAGTATGAGGGACATGATGGAAAGAGA AACGAAGGAGAGCATCGGGCGTCAAGAGAAGCTGAAGGAGGAGCAGCGGCGAAGAATAACG CTCGTCAACCTACGGCTGAGGGAGGCAGAGCAGCAGCGTCTTCGGGAGGCAGAACTCGAGAGGCAAAGGCAGGCGGAGGGCAGGGAGAGACTGCGTAGCCTCAACAGCATCCAAGAGGAGATCCTGCAGCTCAACCAGCTGCTTGAGCCCTCCACCCAGACCAAGACGGACCTCCCACCGGCAAGCCTCAGCTCCTACAGCACCCGAGGGAACCAGCTGTGCTCCCAGGTGTCAGAGGTGGTGCGAAAGACTGCAGAG GGCAACTTCCCCAGCTTGGAGGACATGACTGTGGCAGAGCGAGCCCTGCATGAGATGAGAGCGCTTATTCGGCTGATGCAGGAGGAAGCGGCCAAGGTtcgagaaaagaagaagaaggagcaagagcaggaggaggagcgcAGGAAGCAGGCGGAGCTGCTGGCGAAGCAGGAGGGGGAGAAGAAGGCGGCACAGCTGGCCAAAGAGAAGGCACAGAGGAAAG GGTTGCAGAACAGCGCTGAAGACGTCACGCTGAAGTGGTACAAGGATCTGCAGGAGGCGGCTGCTCGGTGCGCTCAGTCCTTCGAACAGCTCAACTCTGCAAAAGACGGACAG ACAAAGAAACTGAAGCTGGAGCTCCAGAAAGCTGCCACCATCCCTGTCAGTCAGATCGCCAGCAACTCTGGATCGCAGCTCCGAGAAATCTTCGACAAGATCGACAAGCTTCTGTCGGGACGGCCGGTCGTGTCCGGGGGGAGATCGGTGTCCACCTCACAACACCCGCAGGGTCTCGAGTTCGCCAGCTACAAACTGGCTGAGAAGTTTGTG AAACAAGGAGAGGAGGAAGTGGCGTCTCACCACGAAGCGGCCTTCCCCATCGCCGTGGTGGCTTCTGGAGTCTGGGAGCTGCACCCTCAGGTGGGAGACCTCATCCTCGCCCACCTGCACAAGAAATGCCCCTATGCAATCCCTCACTACCCGCCGATGAAGGAGGGCACGCCCGTGGATGAATACCAGAGGATTCTTGGTTACCGTGTAGACGACTCTGGAGTCGAAGGTCAGGACAGTTTCTTGAAGAGGATGTCTGGGATGATTCGCCTCTATGCCGCCATCATCCAGCTGAAGTGGCCCTACAGCTCCAAACAAGGG cCCGTTCCTCATGGTCTGAACCACGGCTGGCGTTGGTTGGCTCAGATGCTCAACATGGAGCCTCTGGCAGACGTCACAGCGACTCTGCTGTTTGACTTTCTAGAG GTTTGTGGGAACGCTCTGATGAACCAGTATCGGAGCCAGTTCTGGAAGCTCATCCTGCTACTGAAAGAGGAATACTTCCCCAGGTAG
- the gle1 gene encoding mRNA export factor GLE1 isoform X1 gives MPSESLRWETLQALKNSPKGKISFDPFWLERGEPLLAGCKDSPSLSPIAGVILERLSSAPLQKSSSFLGSRSGDSSPVLSEVSISSTGSVPDVSARTAAFSAAASVKNEREQSLGDKVKDESPEADVSGVSSPTSLPAISLLSPKAMEMAGCIIKVQEEHREKAKLALRVRQEMQEKLVAAVASAESEQLKRFEELMELKQRQEYQSMRDMMERETKESIGRQEKLKEEQRRRITLVNLRLREAEQQRLREAELERQRQAEGRERLRSLNSIQEEILQLNQLLEPSTQTKTDLPPASLSSYSTRGNQLCSQVSEVVRKTAEGNFPSLEDMTVAERALHEMRALIRLMQEEAAKVREKKKKEQEQEEERRKQAELLAKQEGEKKAAQLAKEKAQRKGLQNSAEDVTLKWYKDLQEAAARCAQSFEQLNSAKDGQTKKLKLELQKAATIPVSQIASNSGSQLREIFDKIDKLLSGRPVVSGGRSVSTSQHPQGLEFASYKLAEKFVKQGEEEVASHHEAAFPIAVVASGVWELHPQVGDLILAHLHKKCPYAIPHYPPMKEGTPVDEYQRILGYRVDDSGVEGQDSFLKRMSGMIRLYAAIIQLKWPYSSKQGPVPHGLNHGWRWLAQMLNMEPLADVTATLLFDFLEVCGNALMNQYRSQFWKLILLLKEEYFPRIEAVTSSGQMGSVIRLKQFLETSLQRRQISPPRGQLGSGFWRS, from the exons ATGCCTTCTGAAAGTCTACGATGGGAAACTTTACAGGCCTTGAAAAATTCACCAAAGGGGAAAATCTCCTTCGACCCGTTCTGGTTGGAAAGGGGAGAG CCTCTTTTAGCAGGTTGTAAAGACTCCCCAAGCTTGTCCCCAATCGCTGGTGTCATATTGGAGCGTCTCAGCTCGGCGCCCCTGCAGAAGTCATCATCCTTCCTGGGCTCCAGATCCGGAGACTCCAGCCCTGTTCTCTCAGAAGTCTCCATTTCTTCTACCGGATCTGTCCCCGATGTCAGCGCCAGGACAGCTGCATTTTCTGCAGCAGCATCTGTAAAAAATGAGCGAGAACAG AGTCTTGGTGATAAGGTGAAGGATGAAAGTCCAGAGGCAGATGTCAGTGGAGTTTCCAGTCCTACATCACTACCTGCcatttccctcctgtctcccaaAGCCATGGAGATGGCTGGCTGTATCATCAAAGTTCAGGAGGAGCATCGAGAAAAGGCTAAG TTGGCCCTCAGGGTGCGGCAGGAGATGCAGGAGAAGCTCGTAGCGGCGGTTGCGAGCGCCGAGTCAGAGCAGCTGAAACGCTTTGAGGAGCTCAtggagctgaagcagaggcagGAGTACCAGAGTATGAGGGACATGATGGAAAGAGA AACGAAGGAGAGCATCGGGCGTCAAGAGAAGCTGAAGGAGGAGCAGCGGCGAAGAATAACG CTCGTCAACCTACGGCTGAGGGAGGCAGAGCAGCAGCGTCTTCGGGAGGCAGAACTCGAGAGGCAAAGGCAGGCGGAGGGCAGGGAGAGACTGCGTAGCCTCAACAGCATCCAAGAGGAGATCCTGCAGCTCAACCAGCTGCTTGAGCCCTCCACCCAGACCAAGACGGACCTCCCACCGGCAAGCCTCAGCTCCTACAGCACCCGAGGGAACCAGCTGTGCTCCCAGGTGTCAGAGGTGGTGCGAAAGACTGCAGAG GGCAACTTCCCCAGCTTGGAGGACATGACTGTGGCAGAGCGAGCCCTGCATGAGATGAGAGCGCTTATTCGGCTGATGCAGGAGGAAGCGGCCAAGGTtcgagaaaagaagaagaaggagcaagagcaggaggaggagcgcAGGAAGCAGGCGGAGCTGCTGGCGAAGCAGGAGGGGGAGAAGAAGGCGGCACAGCTGGCCAAAGAGAAGGCACAGAGGAAAG GGTTGCAGAACAGCGCTGAAGACGTCACGCTGAAGTGGTACAAGGATCTGCAGGAGGCGGCTGCTCGGTGCGCTCAGTCCTTCGAACAGCTCAACTCTGCAAAAGACGGACAG ACAAAGAAACTGAAGCTGGAGCTCCAGAAAGCTGCCACCATCCCTGTCAGTCAGATCGCCAGCAACTCTGGATCGCAGCTCCGAGAAATCTTCGACAAGATCGACAAGCTTCTGTCGGGACGGCCGGTCGTGTCCGGGGGGAGATCGGTGTCCACCTCACAACACCCGCAGGGTCTCGAGTTCGCCAGCTACAAACTGGCTGAGAAGTTTGTG AAACAAGGAGAGGAGGAAGTGGCGTCTCACCACGAAGCGGCCTTCCCCATCGCCGTGGTGGCTTCTGGAGTCTGGGAGCTGCACCCTCAGGTGGGAGACCTCATCCTCGCCCACCTGCACAAGAAATGCCCCTATGCAATCCCTCACTACCCGCCGATGAAGGAGGGCACGCCCGTGGATGAATACCAGAGGATTCTTGGTTACCGTGTAGACGACTCTGGAGTCGAAGGTCAGGACAGTTTCTTGAAGAGGATGTCTGGGATGATTCGCCTCTATGCCGCCATCATCCAGCTGAAGTGGCCCTACAGCTCCAAACAAGGG cCCGTTCCTCATGGTCTGAACCACGGCTGGCGTTGGTTGGCTCAGATGCTCAACATGGAGCCTCTGGCAGACGTCACAGCGACTCTGCTGTTTGACTTTCTAGAG GTTTGTGGGAACGCTCTGATGAACCAGTATCGGAGCCAGTTCTGGAAGCTCATCCTGCTACTGAAAGAGGAATACTTCCCCAG gaTTGAAGCGGTGACCAGCAGTGGACAGATGGGCTCGGTCATCAGACTCAAACAGTTCCTGGAG ACATCGCTGCAGAGACGACAGATCAGTCCGCCCAGAGGCCAGCTGGGCTCCGGGTTCTGGAGGTCTTGA
- the ptgesl gene encoding prostaglandin E synthase 2, with amino-acid sequence MAASCARTLSKVGLSFLESPAARRSGFFSYLLGNVGAHGSRRAYGTGGAGFRSKLLSGVRQGGGRVLGCAFLLGGGLGLYQTVKLSVQQHLAEEERKVSEAPGGALKLTLYQYKTCPFCSKVRAFLDYHGLPYEIVEVNPVMRKEIKWSTYRKVPILMVDGEVQLNDSSVIISSLKTYLVNKKKSMSDILRCYPEMKSVNDRGKEVIEYNNKYWLMLSEGETVAVYPQKEMQKEEMKWRQWADDWLVHLISPNVYRTTNEALASFDYIVREGKFGTFEGFFAKYVGAAAMFVISKRLKSRHNLQDDVREDLYKAVNDWVAAIGKNRKFMGGDQPNLADLSVFGVLRVMEGLQAFDDMMANTKVRYWYRRMERATLNHEGLNAEPYKH; translated from the exons ATGGCAGCCTCCTGCGCCAGAACACTCAGTAAGGTCGGCTTGTCTTTTCTGGAGTCTCCAGCAGCCCGTCGGTCCGGCTTCTTCTCCTACCTGCTGGGGAATGTGGGCGCGCACGGATCCAGGAGGGCGTACGGCACCGGCGGAGCGGGGTTCCGGTCCAAACTGCTCTCCGGTGTGCGCCAAGGGGGAGGCAGGGTGCTGGGCTGCGCCTTCCTGCTGGGTGGAGGTTTGGGTTTATATCAGACTGTGAAGCTGTCCGTCCAGCAGCACCTGgccgaggaggagaggaaggtcAGTGAG GCTCCAGGAGGCGCTCTGAAGCTGACCCTGTACCAGTACAAGACCTGCCCGTTTTGCAGCAAGGTGCGAGCCTTCCTGGACTACCACGGGCTGCCGTATGAGATCGTGGAGGTGAACCCGGTGATGAGGAAGGAGATTAAGTGGTCTACCTACAGAAAGGTGCCCATCCTGATGGTGGATGGTGAGGTG caactgaaTGACTCGTCTGTCATCATCAGCTCGCTCAAGACCTATTTAGTCAACAA gAAGAAGAGCATGTCCGACATCCTTCGCTGCTACCCGGAGATGAAGTCGGTGAATGACAGGGGGAAGGAGGTGATCGAGTACAACAACAAGTACTGGCTGATGCTGAGCGAGGGCGAGACCGTCGCAGTTTACCCACAGAAGGAAATGCAGAA AGAGGAGATGAAGTGGCGTCAGTGGGCTGACGACTGGCTCGTACACCTCATATCTCCCAACGTGTACCGAACCACCAACGAGGCCCTGGCCTCCTTCGACTATATCGTACGCGAGGGCAAGTTTGGTACTTTTGAAGGCTTCTTCGCCAAATATGTTGGCGCTGCGGCCATGTTTGTCATCTCCAAAAGGCTGAAAAGTCG ACACAATCTGCAGGACGACGTCAGGGAGGATCTCTACAAGGCTGTCAACGACTGGGTGGCAGCCATTGGCAAGAATAGGAAGTTCATGGGTGGAGATCAGCCCAACCTGGCAGACCTG TCAGTGTTTGGAGTCCTGAGGGTGATGGAGGGCCTGCAGGCGTTTGATGACATGATGGCGAACACCAAAGTGAGATATTGGTACAGACGCATGGAGAGAGCCACGCTCAACCACGAGGGTCTTAACGCTGAGCCTTATAAACACTGA